The following is a genomic window from Thermoanaerobaculia bacterium.
CTCCTGCTGTCGAACCTCGAGGAGCATTACGGGGATCCCGACTTCAAGCGGAGCGTCGTCGAGCTCCTCCAGTCGAGCCTCGAGAAGGTCGACTCGGTCGTCGACCGCTGGTCGGCGTACCGGGACGCGCTCCTCGTCAAGGTGCCGCTCGACGTCAACGACCTGCTGCGGAGCGTCGCCGCCCGGGCGCGCTCCCGCGACGGGGCCGGCCCGCGTCCCGGGCATCTCGAGATCCGGGAGTCGGCGCTCCTGCCCGTGTGGGGCGACTCGAACTATCTCGGCGACGCCTTCCTGAGCATCGTGCAGAACGCCCTCGAGGCCGCCGGCTCCGGCGGGCGCGTGGAGATCGCGACGGCGATGGAGGAGAAGCGCGGCGCGCCGAGAGCGGTCGTGACGATCTCCGACGACGGGCCGGGGATGAGCCGGGAGTTCCAGCGGACGCGGCTCTTCCACCCGTTCCAGACCACGAAGCCCAACGGCGTCGGTCTCGGCCTGTACACGGCGCGCAACATCATCCGGTTCCACGGCGGCACGCTGACCGTCCGGAGCCGCCCCGGGGAAGGAACTTCCGTGATCGTCAGCCTCCGGGCCGAGCCGGAGACCGGCTCCTCTTGATCTCCGGCCGCGTCGCGATCGTCGAGGACGACCCCGAGCTCCTCGACCAGATGCGGTGGGCCCTCAAAGGCTCATGGGACGTCGCTGCCGCCGAGGACGCGGTCGCCGGTCTCGCGCTCCTGGCCGAAGACCCCGACCTCTTCCTGATCGACCTCCGGCTGCCGCCGTCGCGGGAGCCGAAGGAGGGGCTCGATCTCCTTCGCGGCATCCGCGAGCGCCGGCCGGACGTCCCGGTCGTGGTGATGACGGGGGAGAAGGAGCGGAAGTTCGCGCTGAAGGCCGTCGAGCTCGGCGCGTACGACTTCTTCCGCAAGCCCGTCAACCCCGCCGAGCTCGCGGTGATCCTCGGACGCGCGCTCGAGCGCTCGCGCCTCGTCGCCGAGAACCGCGCGCTGCGCGAGGAGATGTCGGCGCGGCAGAGCTTCGGCGCGATCGTCGGGTCGAGCCCGGCGATGCGGAAGCTCTTCCGGGCGATCGAGAAGGTCGCCCCCTCGGACGCGACGGTGCTGATCACCGGAGAGAGCGGAACCGGAAAAGAGCTCGTCGCCCAGTCGCTCCACCGGGGAAGCCCGCGGGCCTCGGCCTCGTTCGTCGCCGTCAACAGCTCCGCGCTCCCGGAGACGCTGGCGGAATCGGAGCTCTTCGGGCACGAGAAGGGGGCCTTCACCGGCGCGATCTCCTCGCGCGCCGGAAAGTTCGAGCTGGCCCACCGGGGCACGCTCTTCCTCGACGAGGCCGCGACCCTCTCCCCGGCGGTCCAGGCGAAGCTCCTCCGCGTGCTCGAGACGCGGCAGTTCGAGCGGGTCGGCGGGGTCCGGACGATCTCCGTCGACATCCGGCTGCTCGTCGCCACCAACGAGGATCTGGAGAAGCGGGTGGCCGCCGGAACCTTCCGCGAGGACCTCTATTACCGGCTGAACACGGTCGCGCTCCGGATCCCTCCGCTGCGGGAGCGTCGGGGGGACATTCCTCTCCTCGTCGACTACTTCCGCGAGAAATGGGCGCGGCATCATCGTCGCCCTCCGCGGCGCTTCCCGCCGGCGACCCTCGCGTCTCTTTCGGCCCACACCTGGCCCGGAAACGTCCGGGAGCTCGAGCATCTCGTCGAGATGCTGACCCTGATGGTCGAAGCCGAGGAGATCACGCCGGACGACCTGCCGGCGTCGTTCGGGAAGCGCGCCGCGGCGGCGGCGGCGGTCGAGGGCGTCCGAGCCGGAGAGTCGCTGCCCGAGGCCGTCGCGCGGTACGAGCGCGAGCTTCTCTCCGCGGCGATCCACCGGTCCGGGGGCGTCAAGGCGCGGGCCGCGCGGGAGCTCGGAATCGACGCGAACCAGATGAAGTATCTCTGCCGCAAATTCGGGCTCTGAAGGCGAAGGCGGCCGGTGCGTCGGTCAAGAATTCATCGATGGTGAAAAATTCACCGGCTGAAAATTCATCCC
Proteins encoded in this region:
- a CDS encoding ATP-binding protein translates to MARRGPRGRLRSTLDSVFLHDMKNLEFRLSLLLSNLEEHYGDPDFKRSVVELLQSSLEKVDSVVDRWSAYRDALLVKVPLDVNDLLRSVAARARSRDGAGPRPGHLEIRESALLPVWGDSNYLGDAFLSIVQNALEAAGSGGRVEIATAMEEKRGAPRAVVTISDDGPGMSREFQRTRLFHPFQTTKPNGVGLGLYTARNIIRFHGGTLTVRSRPGEGTSVIVSLRAEPETGSS
- a CDS encoding sigma-54 dependent transcriptional regulator, which gives rise to MISGRVAIVEDDPELLDQMRWALKGSWDVAAAEDAVAGLALLAEDPDLFLIDLRLPPSREPKEGLDLLRGIRERRPDVPVVVMTGEKERKFALKAVELGAYDFFRKPVNPAELAVILGRALERSRLVAENRALREEMSARQSFGAIVGSSPAMRKLFRAIEKVAPSDATVLITGESGTGKELVAQSLHRGSPRASASFVAVNSSALPETLAESELFGHEKGAFTGAISSRAGKFELAHRGTLFLDEAATLSPAVQAKLLRVLETRQFERVGGVRTISVDIRLLVATNEDLEKRVAAGTFREDLYYRLNTVALRIPPLRERRGDIPLLVDYFREKWARHHRRPPRRFPPATLASLSAHTWPGNVRELEHLVEMLTLMVEAEEITPDDLPASFGKRAAAAAAVEGVRAGESLPEAVARYERELLSAAIHRSGGVKARAARELGIDANQMKYLCRKFGL